Proteins found in one Candidatus Poribacteria bacterium genomic segment:
- the yidD gene encoding membrane protein insertion efficiency factor YidD, translating into MAKLIVLLIRGYQIFISPLFPPSCRFYPTCSQYSMEAISKYGLIKGGWLSLKRLSRCHPFNPGGYDPLM; encoded by the coding sequence ATGGCTAAATTGATCGTCCTCCTGATAAGAGGATATCAGATCTTCATATCGCCCCTTTTCCCTCCATCGTGTCGATTCTACCCCACCTGTTCTCAATACTCGATGGAGGCGATCTCGAAATACGGTCTGATCAAAGGCGGCTGGCTTTCCCTGAAAAGGCTTTCCAGATGTCATCCGTTCAACCCGGGCGGATACGATCCCCTCATGTAA
- a CDS encoding HNH endonuclease — protein sequence MNIPVLVLNASYEAINICDAKRALKMIIKGVAHPEKESQYEVRSTSFSIRIPHVVRLVEYVRVPHSTVRFSRKNVFLRDQYTCQYCGRRFPASMLTLDHVIPLSRGGMTSWKNVVTACKSCNNKKGNRTPAEAGMKLIRKPTMPSLYIHIAKFAKGYHESWKEYLFHDND from the coding sequence ATGAACATTCCCGTTTTGGTCTTAAATGCCAGCTATGAGGCGATAAATATCTGCGACGCCAAAAGGGCCTTGAAGATGATAATCAAGGGTGTTGCGCATCCCGAGAAGGAGTCGCAGTATGAGGTGAGGTCTACATCCTTTTCGATTCGCATTCCCCATGTCGTTAGGTTGGTGGAGTACGTGAGGGTGCCCCATTCCACCGTGCGGTTTTCCCGTAAGAACGTGTTCCTCAGGGATCAGTATACCTGCCAATACTGTGGCAGGAGATTTCCGGCTTCGATGCTAACGCTCGATCACGTTATCCCGCTTTCCAGAGGGGGGATGACCTCCTGGAAGAACGTGGTGACCGCCTGCAAAAGCTGCAACAACAAAAAGGGCAACCGCACACCGGCAGAGGCGGGGATGAAGCTCATCCGAAAGCCGACGATGCCTTCGCTCTACATACACATAGCGAAATTCGCCAAGGGCTATCACGAATCGTGGAAGGAGTATCTATTTCATGATAACGATTGA
- a CDS encoding CRISPR-associated RAMP protein, with translation MIWDSFQNLMRIEGVLRLETGLRIGAGVQSAEPTASDLPVIQLPDGRPFIPGSSLRGALRSHMERIVRALEPVESRPYAGKGACNPVDQEEWCIKAKQMQKWREEIRGERNPDLELARRIWDGSCRICRLFGSPWLASRLRISDLTPIGEPMTQVRDGVAINRDKETVEHKFDFEVVVPGAGFKLEMVAENLDETERGLISLMLNEMRNGNVQIGGFKARGMGWITLEQLTIRFLDYTDRTAARRYLLEGEMEEISEERMREWIKALLDDMEVPDA, from the coding sequence ATGATCTGGGATAGCTTCCAGAACCTGATGAGGATAGAAGGTGTGCTGCGGCTGGAGACGGGTTTGAGGATAGGAGCGGGGGTGCAATCCGCCGAGCCCACCGCCTCAGATCTGCCCGTTATCCAGCTCCCGGACGGAAGACCTTTCATCCCCGGCTCCTCCCTCAGAGGAGCCCTCAGAAGCCACATGGAGAGGATCGTGAGGGCCCTGGAGCCGGTGGAGTCAAGGCCCTATGCCGGCAAAGGCGCATGTAACCCCGTCGATCAGGAGGAGTGGTGTATAAAGGCGAAGCAGATGCAGAAATGGAGGGAAGAGATCAGAGGGGAGAGAAATCCCGATCTGGAGCTGGCAAGGAGGATATGGGACGGATCGTGCAGGATCTGCAGGCTCTTCGGATCGCCCTGGCTCGCCTCCAGGCTGAGGATATCCGATCTGACTCCTATCGGTGAGCCGATGACCCAGGTGAGAGACGGCGTCGCCATAAACAGGGATAAGGAAACGGTCGAGCACAAGTTCGACTTCGAGGTCGTCGTTCCAGGAGCCGGATTCAAATTGGAGATGGTAGCCGAAAACCTGGATGAGACCGAAAGAGGGTTGATCTCGCTCATGCTGAACGAGATGAGAAACGGAAACGTCCAGATAGGCGGCTTTAAGGCGAGAGGGATGGGCTGGATCACACTGGAACAACTCACCATCCGATTTCTCGATTACACCGATAGAACGGCCGCCAGGAGATACCTCCTGGAAGGGGAGATGGAGGAGATCAGCGAGGAGAGGATGAGGGAATGGATCAAAGCGCTTCTCGATGACATGGAGGTGCCCGATGCATAG
- the cas6 gene encoding CRISPR system precrRNA processing endoribonuclease RAMP protein Cas6 yields the protein MLDLDGLRFSIYRFSLEAEDRFHIPGYPGFILRGAFGAKLKRICCVSRGRECSDCVLHTGCPYAYLFETVRFEGAPKFRTIRDIPRPFVISPLPSDDPASLKFDFTLIGDAVEAFPYVLSAFIELEKSGIGPKRDRFSLLSVDSITPQGSVNIYRKQEVNSPFKHYLFTHLDLLRRAEEINDNKVKINLLSPLRTKFRGQLVSDLMFHHLVRAILRRLSLICAYHCGFKLNLDFTATFSMAEKVKRRSSKLRWIDMERFSTRQKRRLKIGGVMGYAGFEGEIAPFRIILAAGEKLHAGKGCVMGLGKMEVMDDMEGSPDRDGGGTERGEDQTDEVVSGRKTGG from the coding sequence GTGTTGGATCTCGACGGATTGAGATTTTCAATCTACAGGTTCTCCCTCGAGGCGGAGGATCGGTTTCATATCCCGGGTTACCCCGGATTTATCCTTAGGGGAGCCTTCGGGGCGAAGCTGAAAAGGATATGTTGTGTCTCCAGAGGTAGAGAGTGTTCCGATTGTGTCCTTCATACCGGCTGTCCATATGCCTATCTCTTTGAGACGGTCAGGTTTGAAGGAGCCCCGAAGTTTCGGACGATCCGGGATATCCCCCGCCCTTTCGTGATTTCGCCCCTCCCATCCGATGATCCGGCATCCCTGAAATTCGACTTCACCCTTATAGGGGATGCGGTGGAGGCCTTCCCGTATGTGTTGTCGGCGTTCATCGAACTGGAGAAAAGCGGTATAGGACCTAAAAGGGATAGGTTCTCGCTTCTTTCCGTCGACTCGATCACCCCTCAGGGCAGCGTTAACATCTACCGGAAGCAAGAGGTAAACTCACCGTTCAAGCATTACCTCTTCACCCATCTCGATCTGCTTCGACGAGCGGAAGAGATAAACGACAATAAGGTGAAAATCAACCTCCTCTCGCCACTCAGAACTAAATTCAGAGGACAACTCGTGAGCGATCTGATGTTTCACCATCTTGTCAGAGCGATCCTGAGAAGGCTTTCCTTGATATGCGCCTACCACTGCGGATTCAAGCTTAACCTGGATTTCACCGCCACCTTCTCTATGGCCGAAAAGGTGAAAAGGAGATCATCAAAGCTCAGATGGATCGATATGGAACGATTTTCCACGAGACAGAAAAGAAGGCTGAAGATAGGCGGGGTGATGGGATATGCGGGATTCGAAGGCGAAATAGCTCCCTTCAGGATCATCCTGGCAGCTGGGGAGAAACTCCACGCGGGTAAAGGATGCGTGATGGGGCTTGGGAAAATGGAGGTGATGGATGATATGGAGGGATCGCCTGACAGGGATGGAGGTGGAACTGAGCGAGGAGAGGATCAGACGGACGAGGTCGTATCTGGCCGAAAAACTGGCGGGTAG
- the mnmE gene encoding tRNA uridine-5-carboxymethylaminomethyl(34) synthesis GTPase MnmE, giving the protein MASDTIAAISTPPGEGGISIVRLSGPEAIRIAHSVFRPARPDKKPTHVRSHTITYGHIVDPQSNQIIDEVLLSVMRAPYTYTREDIVEINCHGGAIVTAKILDLLLHQGARLAEPGEFTKRAFLNGRIDLSQAEAVIDLIRAKTDLSLKTATNMLLGGLSEKIRKLRSSIAQILAEVEASIDFPDEELDFMPPDEMIERLKAIAEEIKKLIETAKEGRILREGVRAVIAGKPNVGKSSLLNRLLSEERAIVTDIPGTTRDSIEEYINIGGIPVKIIDTAGIRLTDDPVELEGVKRSRRMIEMADLVLAMFDSSQKLTEEDLELIRLISDKPALIVMNKIDLPSQISSEDLAKLSNRRIVRISALKEIGVDELKAEIVKLITGGKVISSDSSVTINLRHKDALRRALESLSYAMDSIDRGEPPELVAVDLHGALNCLGEIVGAVTNEEILDRIFSQFCIGK; this is encoded by the coding sequence ATGGCATCTGACACCATAGCAGCGATATCCACGCCGCCCGGCGAGGGCGGCATAAGCATCGTTAGGCTCAGCGGGCCTGAGGCGATCCGGATAGCCCATTCCGTCTTCAGGCCCGCTCGTCCCGATAAAAAACCCACCCACGTCAGATCACATACCATCACATACGGCCATATAGTCGATCCCCAGTCGAATCAGATAATCGATGAGGTCCTCCTCTCCGTCATGCGCGCCCCGTATACCTATACAAGGGAGGATATCGTCGAGATAAACTGCCATGGCGGAGCGATCGTGACGGCGAAAATACTCGATCTCCTGCTGCACCAGGGAGCAAGGCTCGCCGAACCGGGTGAGTTCACCAAACGGGCCTTCCTCAACGGAAGGATAGACCTCAGCCAGGCCGAAGCAGTTATAGATCTGATAAGGGCGAAGACGGATCTCAGCCTCAAGACGGCCACGAACATGCTCCTCGGCGGGCTTTCCGAGAAGATCCGAAAGCTGAGAAGCTCCATCGCTCAGATCCTGGCCGAGGTCGAGGCGTCGATAGATTTCCCCGATGAGGAGCTGGATTTCATGCCACCCGATGAGATGATAGAGAGGCTGAAGGCGATCGCCGAGGAGATAAAGAAGCTCATCGAGACGGCAAAAGAAGGGAGGATACTGCGTGAGGGAGTTCGAGCCGTTATAGCAGGCAAGCCTAACGTCGGAAAATCCAGTCTCCTCAACAGGCTCCTCAGCGAAGAGAGAGCCATCGTGACGGATATACCGGGGACCACTCGCGACTCCATCGAGGAATACATAAACATAGGCGGCATACCGGTGAAGATCATAGATACTGCAGGCATAAGATTAACCGACGATCCCGTTGAACTGGAAGGGGTCAAGCGAAGCAGGAGGATGATAGAGATGGCCGATCTGGTACTGGCTATGTTCGATTCCTCGCAGAAGCTGACGGAGGAGGATCTCGAGCTTATCAGGCTTATCTCGGACAAACCCGCCTTGATCGTCATGAACAAGATAGATCTGCCCTCCCAGATCTCATCGGAGGATCTGGCGAAACTCTCGAACAGACGGATCGTGAGGATATCCGCTCTCAAGGAGATAGGTGTGGACGAGCTGAAGGCGGAGATCGTCAAGCTTATAACAGGCGGTAAGGTCATCTCATCCGATTCCTCTGTGACGATAAACCTCAGGCACAAAGATGCCCTGAGGAGGGCGCTTGAGAGCCTCTCATATGCTATGGACTCCATCGATAGGGGGGAGCCGCCGGAACTCGTCGCAGTTGACCTCCACGGCGCTTTGAACTGCCTTGGCGAGATAGTGGGAGCGGTCACAAATGAGGAGATATTGGACAGGATTTTCTCCCAGTTTTGCATAGGAAAATAG
- the rnpA gene encoding ribonuclease P protein component — translation MQFQTLRRRWQFERVYKEGKKFWNEVFVIYVLPNGLNENRLGIAVTKKLGKAVKRNRVKRLIRESFRLLKDKLEEGYDIVVVGRAPAITMKCQQTQAAMLDLFKRARLLKEETDDG, via the coding sequence ATGCAATTTCAAACTCTTCGCAGGAGATGGCAGTTTGAGAGGGTTTACAAAGAGGGAAAGAAATTCTGGAACGAAGTGTTCGTCATTTATGTCTTACCTAACGGGTTGAACGAGAACAGACTTGGGATAGCGGTTACCAAAAAGCTCGGAAAGGCCGTCAAGCGTAACCGCGTTAAAAGGCTTATCAGGGAATCATTCAGGCTTTTGAAGGATAAATTAGAGGAGGGTTACGACATAGTGGTAGTCGGACGAGCTCCGGCCATCACCATGAAATGTCAACAAACCCAGGCCGCCATGCTCGATCTTTTCAAAAGGGCGAGACTTCTGAAGGAGGAGACCGATGATGGCTAA
- a CDS encoding alginate lyase family protein: MPYMIVLLIGLSISFASPQGKSYDAKLWRGGWGNSPNPEPVLHLDGFKVIRMSERKREGPSMSDEEFFKSLDLDMPQLKAVKEAVLKGDYASARRALAEHIRRREWPRWFFDWRDHPFLDVKVPPPEADKNPGGWDYYHLFLTIDWQGWKHFKLKKEDFSPTRNPIGWEWIRYIMFSATGWGLKANPETTLYLDGIRLVGKEGTVTVCDFESESPPFEGIERTDELSKEGKFLGRWADHPINPRIRCWRIPHDWSKFDYLELWIYSEKATGARIVLVLDSDLPKPPRDAEDYVHKRFTWTYGNRPWTVQFKDRIDWAANPTEGEARTHLWNEALNRHFHFQKLAQAYWETGYERYAEALAEQWMDWIRSNPPPLITSGNQAPGGCYAWQTLTTGIRLERTWPDAFYRCLGSPAFTDEVIVTIMKSVADQARHLVKWPTGRNWLTEESMGLFTAGMLFPEFKEAEKWRHTAIERLYGQLDEEVYPDGMEDELAAGYNNWVVSNMCNLIERAKMNGFEDEIPIDFKDKLEKMFNYLLYAMMPNGAIPGLNDSGNSDVRELLMRGYRLFPHREDFLFGATLGEKGQKPRYTSYAFPYTGHYVMRSGWKSDAVYLLFDSGPFGSGHQHEDKLHFVLWAYGDQLVLDPGNYSYDRSRWRRYIITSPGHNTIMVDGEGQNRRRRRETWVWPRPWDKPKPPNDDTRWVSKPLFDFVRGRYKSGYGDRNEINVIHTRRILFVKPDYFVIQDTLVPADRREHTYESLFHLDCEEASLDEGTLKVETRRDKGSNLVIIPLLDGDLKARIVKGQKNPVQGWANHPWRPIPTAIYTKRGDGVIRFLYLLYPLRQGKKDPILSVDPLALRPSDANAIGTVIRFSDGYTDYVLFNDSPGKEVEFAGFITKSEAMCVREDEKGRIKAKFEAP; encoded by the coding sequence GTGCCATATATGATCGTCCTTTTGATCGGGCTTTCCATAAGTTTCGCATCGCCACAGGGGAAAAGCTACGATGCGAAGCTATGGAGAGGTGGATGGGGAAATAGCCCGAATCCCGAACCCGTCCTCCACCTGGACGGGTTCAAGGTGATCCGGATGTCCGAACGGAAAAGGGAGGGACCGAGCATGAGTGATGAGGAGTTTTTCAAATCGCTCGACCTAGATATGCCTCAGCTCAAAGCGGTCAAGGAGGCCGTCCTGAAGGGGGATTACGCCTCGGCCAGGAGAGCACTCGCCGAGCACATCCGGAGACGCGAATGGCCGAGATGGTTCTTCGACTGGCGTGATCATCCCTTCCTCGATGTGAAAGTGCCGCCGCCCGAAGCGGACAAAAACCCCGGGGGATGGGATTATTATCATCTGTTCCTCACGATCGACTGGCAGGGGTGGAAACACTTTAAGCTCAAAAAGGAGGATTTCTCCCCTACCAGAAATCCGATCGGATGGGAGTGGATCCGATATATCATGTTCAGTGCCACGGGATGGGGTTTGAAGGCGAACCCCGAGACCACCCTTTACCTCGATGGCATCAGGCTGGTGGGGAAGGAGGGAACGGTCACGGTCTGCGACTTCGAGTCCGAATCTCCACCCTTCGAGGGGATTGAACGCACCGATGAGCTTTCAAAAGAGGGTAAATTTTTAGGCAGATGGGCCGATCATCCCATCAATCCACGCATCAGATGCTGGAGGATACCGCATGATTGGAGCAAGTTCGACTATCTGGAGCTTTGGATCTATTCCGAAAAGGCAACCGGCGCTCGGATCGTCCTCGTCCTCGATTCGGATCTCCCCAAACCTCCCCGCGATGCCGAGGATTATGTGCATAAGAGGTTTACATGGACCTACGGAAACAGGCCGTGGACGGTACAGTTCAAGGATCGGATCGATTGGGCAGCCAATCCCACCGAAGGTGAGGCCAGGACACATCTGTGGAACGAGGCCCTTAACCGGCATTTCCACTTCCAGAAGCTCGCTCAGGCCTACTGGGAGACGGGATATGAGCGGTATGCAGAGGCATTGGCCGAACAGTGGATGGATTGGATCAGGAGCAACCCTCCGCCGCTCATCACATCGGGCAATCAGGCTCCGGGAGGTTGCTATGCTTGGCAGACCCTGACGACCGGGATAAGGCTTGAAAGGACATGGCCCGATGCCTTCTATCGCTGTCTCGGTTCACCGGCGTTCACCGACGAGGTGATCGTCACGATCATGAAATCGGTTGCCGATCAGGCGCGACATCTGGTTAAGTGGCCTACAGGTCGAAACTGGCTCACGGAGGAGTCCATGGGGCTTTTCACCGCCGGGATGCTTTTCCCCGAGTTTAAGGAGGCCGAGAAGTGGCGACACACGGCCATCGAAAGGCTGTATGGACAACTGGATGAGGAGGTTTATCCTGACGGGATGGAGGATGAACTGGCGGCTGGATATAACAACTGGGTCGTCAGCAACATGTGCAACCTTATCGAAAGGGCGAAGATGAACGGGTTTGAGGATGAGATACCGATCGATTTCAAGGATAAGCTCGAGAAGATGTTCAACTACCTGCTTTACGCTATGATGCCTAACGGGGCGATACCCGGACTGAACGACTCCGGTAACTCCGACGTGAGAGAGCTGCTGATGCGGGGTTACAGGCTTTTCCCCCATCGCGAGGACTTCCTCTTCGGCGCCACGCTGGGTGAGAAGGGCCAAAAACCCAGATATACGTCCTATGCTTTCCCCTACACAGGTCATTACGTGATGCGATCAGGCTGGAAGAGTGACGCCGTTTACCTCCTCTTCGACTCCGGCCCCTTCGGCAGTGGACATCAGCATGAGGATAAGCTTCATTTCGTTCTCTGGGCTTATGGAGATCAGCTTGTGCTTGATCCGGGAAATTACTCATACGATCGAAGCAGATGGCGTCGATACATCATCACCTCCCCCGGCCATAACACCATCATGGTCGATGGGGAAGGGCAGAACAGGCGAAGGAGACGGGAGACCTGGGTTTGGCCGAGGCCATGGGATAAACCGAAACCTCCGAATGACGATACCCGCTGGGTCAGCAAGCCGCTCTTCGATTTCGTCCGTGGCAGATATAAAAGCGGTTATGGGGATCGAAACGAGATCAACGTCATCCACACCCGTCGCATCCTCTTTGTGAAACCCGATTACTTCGTCATCCAAGATACCCTCGTTCCGGCCGACAGAAGGGAACATACCTATGAATCCCTTTTCCACCTCGACTGCGAGGAGGCAAGCCTCGATGAGGGGACGTTGAAGGTGGAGACGAGGAGGGATAAGGGAAGCAATCTCGTTATAATCCCGCTCCTGGATGGCGATTTGAAGGCGAGGATCGTAAAAGGGCAGAAGAACCCCGTTCAGGGATGGGCCAATCATCCATGGCGCCCCATACCGACGGCGATATACACCAAACGAGGTGACGGCGTTATCCGGTTCCTCTACCTGCTCTATCCGCTTCGGCAGGGGAAAAAGGACCCCATCCTCTCCGTCGATCCCTTGGCGTTACGGCCTTCAGACGCCAACGCGATCGGCACAGTAATCAGGTTCTCCGACGGATATACCGATTATGTCCTGTTCAACGATTCGCCGGGAAAGGAGGTTGAATTCGCCGGATTCATCACCAAATCCGAGGCGATGTGTGTGCGCGAGGATGAAAAGGGGAGGATAAAGGCCAAATTCGAGGCGCCTTAA
- a CDS encoding protein jag → MAPQYIEREGRTPEEALELALKELGVTRDQVIVKVLSEGSKGILGLGAKPAKVRVTLKEDPYSTPEIVLKRLINLMGVECELESETIEGVIHINISSPDAGLIIGRRGETLQAIQFLLNNIVNRRALVKKRIILDAGGFREKRERVLEDMAHRLAEKVKMTGREIVLEPMPAHERRIIHLALQDDEEVRTYSRGEGDNRCVVITTREGYEREHGI, encoded by the coding sequence ATGGCCCCGCAATACATCGAACGGGAAGGCAGAACTCCGGAGGAGGCTCTCGAGCTTGCCCTTAAGGAATTGGGTGTGACAAGGGATCAGGTGATCGTTAAAGTTCTGAGTGAGGGAAGCAAGGGGATTCTCGGCCTCGGAGCCAAACCGGCCAAGGTCAGGGTCACCCTCAAGGAGGATCCCTACTCCACACCGGAGATCGTCCTGAAACGATTGATAAACCTCATGGGTGTCGAATGTGAGCTCGAGAGCGAGACGATCGAAGGCGTCATACACATAAACATCTCATCGCCGGATGCCGGTTTGATCATCGGGAGGCGGGGTGAAACCCTTCAGGCGATCCAATTCCTCCTCAACAACATCGTCAACAGGAGGGCGCTCGTCAAGAAGAGGATAATACTCGATGCCGGTGGATTCCGTGAAAAGAGAGAAAGGGTTCTCGAAGATATGGCCCATAGGCTTGCCGAGAAGGTTAAGATGACCGGCAGGGAGATAGTGCTGGAGCCTATGCCCGCGCATGAGCGCAGGATCATTCACCTCGCCCTTCAGGACGATGAGGAAGTGAGAACATATTCGAGAGGTGAAGGGGATAACAGATGCGTCGTCATAACAACACGTGAGGGCTATGAACGCGAACATGGCATCTGA
- the yidC gene encoding membrane protein insertase YidC — translation MDNKRYVIALVLMGLVMIGWIYLQTKIAPPGVRGKRAEERTAQQEVQPEPQPQVESVEISKPPPGKSRKEGKIVTVETDLYTAKFDTKDATAISWKLKKYRKKHSQTAEPIDLIPFSAIYCLEMEFEDPSLQWLAAEGSWEADKNELVLTDQNPTDTLAFTSKLGDLLIVRKVLTFHRGSYTVDMEIKFENLSDKPFDRLASGYSLKWGPGISCDLKKSMRRYGPKSYMIKQKQSKKPSLLLWVALNSRYFAAAIIPDQSLNTSYKVRKVTTSEQIKPMYVQSPEDLVELEVTGITLGPKEVKSNRFRLFVGPKVRSILEKVEAPENSESGKPIYSVRLDQLINFGFFGPFSKIMLSILLFFHKLVRNYGVAIILLTILINIILYPLTIKRIKSAREMQVLQPKIAKLRERYRDDPQRMNKELMKLYKEHGINPMSGCWPMLLQLPIFWALFNMLREAIELRGAHFILWIRDLSEPDTLGVIPGIGIPIRVLPILMGISMFYQQKISMASTDPQQAKYMKYMPLIFTFIFFGFPSGLVLYWLTSNLLTILQQYLMSGWSLGKESKEVS, via the coding sequence ATGGATAATAAAAGATATGTGATAGCGCTCGTGCTGATGGGATTGGTGATGATCGGATGGATATATCTTCAGACGAAGATAGCTCCACCCGGGGTGAGAGGGAAACGGGCCGAGGAGAGAACTGCCCAACAGGAGGTTCAGCCCGAACCTCAACCTCAGGTCGAATCGGTCGAGATATCGAAGCCCCCTCCCGGGAAGTCCAGGAAGGAAGGTAAGATAGTGACGGTCGAAACGGACCTGTATACGGCCAAGTTCGATACGAAGGACGCCACCGCTATCAGTTGGAAGCTGAAGAAGTATCGCAAAAAACACTCTCAGACCGCTGAACCGATAGATCTCATCCCGTTCTCAGCCATATATTGCCTTGAGATGGAGTTTGAGGATCCATCGCTTCAGTGGCTCGCTGCCGAAGGGTCATGGGAGGCGGACAAAAATGAGCTGGTTCTGACGGATCAAAACCCAACTGACACGCTCGCCTTTACCTCCAAGCTCGGAGATCTTCTCATCGTCAGGAAGGTGTTGACCTTCCATAGGGGGAGCTATACGGTGGACATGGAGATCAAGTTTGAAAACCTCTCAGATAAACCGTTTGACCGGCTCGCCTCAGGATACAGCTTGAAGTGGGGTCCGGGCATAAGCTGCGATTTGAAGAAATCCATGAGGAGATACGGGCCGAAGTCCTACATGATCAAGCAGAAACAGAGCAAAAAGCCGTCACTTCTTCTCTGGGTCGCCCTCAACAGCAGATACTTCGCCGCGGCGATAATCCCTGACCAGTCGCTTAACACATCCTATAAGGTGAGGAAGGTCACCACTTCGGAACAGATAAAACCGATGTACGTTCAATCCCCCGAGGATCTGGTTGAGCTGGAAGTCACCGGAATCACTTTAGGCCCTAAGGAGGTTAAATCCAACAGGTTCCGCCTCTTCGTCGGTCCTAAGGTTAGATCGATCCTTGAAAAGGTCGAAGCGCCGGAAAACTCTGAATCGGGAAAGCCGATCTACAGCGTGAGGCTCGATCAGCTGATCAATTTCGGCTTCTTCGGACCGTTCTCGAAGATAATGCTTTCGATCCTCCTTTTCTTCCATAAACTCGTCCGCAATTACGGAGTGGCTATAATTCTGTTGACGATTCTGATCAATATAATCCTCTATCCCTTAACCATCAAACGGATCAAGTCCGCGAGGGAGATGCAAGTTCTGCAGCCTAAGATAGCGAAGCTGAGGGAGAGATACAGGGACGACCCGCAGAGGATGAATAAGGAGCTGATGAAGCTATACAAGGAACATGGAATCAACCCGATGAGCGGTTGCTGGCCCATGTTGCTGCAGCTTCCGATTTTTTGGGCGTTGTTTAACATGTTGAGGGAAGCTATCGAGTTGAGAGGCGCCCACTTTATACTATGGATCAGAGACCTATCGGAGCCGGATACCCTGGGGGTGATACCGGGGATCGGTATACCGATAAGGGTATTGCCGATACTGATGGGTATCTCGATGTTCTACCAGCAGAAGATATCTATGGCATCGACCGATCCGCAACAGGCCAAATACATGAAATACATGCCTCTTATCTTCACCTTTATCTTCTTCGGCTTTCCTTCAGGGTTGGTCCTTTACTGGTTGACCAGCAATTTGCTTACTATCCTGCAACAATACCTGATGAGCGGCTGGTCGTTAGGAAAAGAGTCAAAGGAGGTATCATAA